A window of Pedobacter lusitanus contains these coding sequences:
- the ccoS gene encoding cbb3-type cytochrome oxidase assembly protein CcoS, with amino-acid sequence MNMIYMLIGFSILLALIFLLAFFWASKSGQHDDLFTPGMRILFEEEKPQEPRDEEKSDEDHLQA; translated from the coding sequence ATGAATATGATCTATATGCTGATTGGCTTCAGCATTTTATTGGCCCTGATATTCTTACTCGCCTTTTTCTGGGCGAGTAAATCTGGTCAGCACGATGATCTCTTTACTCCTGGAATGAGGATACTTTTTGAAGAAGAAAAGCCTCAGGAACCCCGGGACGAAGAAAAAAGTGATGAAGATCACCTGCAGGCATAA
- the ccoN gene encoding cytochrome-c oxidase, cbb3-type subunit I translates to MTEKFYYDNKIVRNFALATIVWGIVGMTIGLLIAMQLFKPAMNLGSQYTTFGRIRPLHTNAVIFAFVGNAIFMGVYYSLQRLLKTRMFSDVLSKIHFWGWQLIIIATVITLPLGMTSSHEYAEMEWPIDIAITIIWVVFGYNMFGTIIKRREKHMYVAIWFYIATFVTVAVLHIVNSVQLPVSAFKSYYLYAGVQDALVQWWYGHNAVAFFLTTPYLGMMYYFLPKMADRPVYSYKLSILHFWSLIFIYIWAGPHHLLYTSLPSWAQSLGVAFSVMLIAPSWGGMINGLLTLRGAWDKVREDPKLKFMVVGLTAYGMATFEGPMLAFKQINAIAHYTDWIVAHVHVGALGWNGFLTFAILYWLIPRIYNTTLYSKKLASFHFWIGTLGIIFYAVPLYFAGFTQGLMWKEFNQEGLLRYPNFLETVIQILPMYVMRAIGGALYLTGVIVMTYNLIKTMKSGKLVANEAAEAQPLPQVYVAQGDDKKLHRMLERKPMIFMVLSLIVILIGGMIEMMPTFTIKSNIPTIASVKPYTPLELQGRDVYIREGCVNCHSQMIRPFRSETERYGEYSKAGEFVYDHPFLWGSKRTGPDLQREGGKYGNAWHYNHLYDPQTMSPGSIMPPYEWLAEQKLDTTTTRSKINAMRTLGVPYETGYEHKANAALEEQAKAIAADLQQNNIKVKSDKEIIAIIAYLQRLGTDIKAK, encoded by the coding sequence ATGACTGAAAAATTCTACTACGACAACAAAATCGTCAGAAACTTCGCATTAGCCACCATCGTCTGGGGTATAGTCGGAATGACGATCGGACTTTTGATTGCCATGCAGCTCTTTAAACCTGCCATGAATCTGGGTTCCCAATACACAACTTTCGGCCGTATCAGGCCATTACATACCAATGCAGTAATCTTTGCATTTGTAGGTAACGCCATATTTATGGGCGTTTATTATTCTTTACAACGGCTTCTTAAAACAAGGATGTTCAGTGATGTTCTCAGCAAGATCCATTTCTGGGGCTGGCAATTAATTATTATAGCTACGGTTATTACGCTTCCTCTGGGAATGACCAGTTCACATGAATATGCAGAGATGGAATGGCCGATAGATATCGCGATTACGATAATCTGGGTCGTGTTTGGCTATAATATGTTTGGTACAATCATCAAAAGACGGGAGAAACATATGTATGTGGCTATCTGGTTTTACATCGCAACTTTCGTCACTGTAGCGGTACTGCATATTGTAAACTCTGTTCAGTTACCTGTTTCTGCATTTAAAAGTTATTATTTGTATGCTGGTGTACAGGATGCGCTGGTACAGTGGTGGTACGGACATAATGCTGTAGCATTTTTCCTGACCACACCATACCTGGGCATGATGTATTACTTTTTACCAAAAATGGCCGATCGTCCGGTATATTCTTACAAGCTGAGTATTCTGCATTTCTGGTCGCTGATCTTTATTTATATCTGGGCAGGCCCTCACCACCTGTTATATACTTCATTACCTTCCTGGGCACAGTCTTTAGGTGTAGCTTTCTCTGTGATGCTGATTGCTCCAAGCTGGGGAGGTATGATCAACGGACTGCTTACTTTAAGAGGTGCATGGGATAAAGTCAGAGAGGATCCTAAACTTAAATTCATGGTTGTCGGTCTGACGGCTTATGGTATGGCCACATTTGAGGGGCCCATGCTGGCATTTAAACAAATCAATGCTATTGCTCACTATACTGACTGGATAGTTGCCCATGTCCATGTTGGAGCATTAGGCTGGAATGGATTTTTAACTTTTGCTATTCTGTACTGGCTGATTCCAAGAATTTACAACACGACTTTATATTCTAAAAAACTGGCTTCCTTCCACTTCTGGATTGGTACACTGGGAATTATATTCTATGCGGTTCCGCTTTACTTTGCTGGTTTTACCCAGGGATTAATGTGGAAAGAGTTTAACCAGGAAGGTTTATTAAGATATCCTAATTTCCTGGAAACAGTAATTCAGATTCTTCCGATGTATGTCATGAGAGCGATAGGCGGAGCATTATATCTGACAGGCGTAATTGTGATGACCTATAACCTGATCAAAACCATGAAATCAGGCAAACTTGTAGCTAATGAAGCTGCCGAAGCCCAGCCTTTACCTCAGGTTTATGTTGCACAGGGAGATGATAAGAAATTACACCGCATGCTGGAACGTAAACCAATGATCTTCATGGTACTTTCACTGATCGTAATTCTGATTGGCGGAATGATTGAGATGATGCCAACCTTTACAATTAAATCCAATATTCCAACAATAGCCAGTGTAAAACCTTATACGCCGCTTGAATTACAGGGCAGAGATGTATATATCAGAGAAGGATGTGTGAACTGTCATTCTCAGATGATCCGCCCGTTCCGTTCTGAAACTGAACGCTATGGAGAATACAGCAAAGCCGGAGAATTCGTCTATGATCATCCATTTTTATGGGGATCTAAACGTACAGGTCCTGATCTGCAGCGCGAAGGTGGAAAATATGGTAATGCATGGCATTACAACCACTTATATGACCCGCAAACAATGTCACCAGGTAGTATTATGCCTCCATATGAATGGCTTGCTGAGCAAAAACTGGATACGACGACTACCCGTTCAAAGATTAATGCCATGCGTACGCTGGGTGTTCCATATGAAACAGGTTATGAGCATAAAGCAAATGCTGCACTGGAAGAACAGGCTAAAGCAATTGCTGCTGACTTACAACAGAACAATATTAAGGTGAAGAGTGATAAGGAGATCATCGCGATCATCGCTTATCTGCAACGCCTGGGTACAGATATTAAAGCAAAATAA
- a CDS encoding cbb3-type cytochrome c oxidase N-terminal domain-containing protein, producing MKEVINSSWSTGSTSADIVIGLMLITAVMILCVAILMLKVIKFYVRESIHPTPFATPEEREKRRMEQEALLVLEKKKPSIWTRLMQLKPLEEEKNLVMEHKFDGIAELNNPTPAWFMILFYGTIIFAIGYLLTYDVLGFGKSQEEEYIAEIEQAAEAKVAFLSNPANAANAVNENNMEQSKDEAVIKNGASLFANRCTPCHGEHGEGLVGPNLTDEYWLHGGTAKDVFKTIKYGVPEKGMIAWEKSLSAQQLSDLTNYVLSLKGTNPAGAKAPQGNKE from the coding sequence ATGAAAGAGGTAATTAACAGCAGCTGGTCTACAGGGAGTACTTCAGCAGATATTGTAATTGGATTAATGCTCATCACTGCAGTGATGATCCTTTGCGTGGCCATACTCATGCTGAAGGTGATTAAATTTTATGTCAGGGAATCTATTCATCCAACTCCTTTTGCCACGCCCGAAGAGAGAGAGAAAAGGAGAATGGAACAGGAAGCGCTACTGGTACTGGAAAAGAAAAAACCTTCTATCTGGACCAGACTGATGCAGCTAAAACCCCTGGAAGAGGAGAAAAACCTGGTTATGGAACATAAATTTGATGGCATAGCCGAATTGAATAACCCCACTCCTGCCTGGTTTATGATCCTGTTTTATGGCACAATCATCTTCGCCATAGGATATTTACTGACCTATGATGTTTTAGGCTTCGGTAAATCACAGGAAGAAGAATACATAGCAGAGATAGAACAGGCAGCAGAAGCTAAAGTGGCCTTTCTGTCAAATCCTGCGAATGCGGCAAATGCTGTAAATGAAAACAACATGGAACAAAGTAAAGATGAAGCTGTAATTAAAAACGGAGCTTCTTTATTCGCCAACCGCTGTACACCTTGTCATGGGGAACATGGAGAAGGTCTTGTCGGGCCAAACCTGACAGATGAATATTGGCTGCATGGGGGAACCGCAAAAGATGTTTTCAAAACAATCAAATATGGTGTTCCTGAAAAAGGAATGATCGCCTGGGAAAAATCGCTCAGTGCACAACAGCTGTCAGATTTAACCAATTACGTTTTGTCATTAAAAGGAACAAACCCTGCGGGAGCTAAAGCCCCACAGGGAAACAAAGAATAA
- the ccoG gene encoding cytochrome c oxidase accessory protein CcoG: protein MSQSPAHFRDQPATITDDGKKRKWIYPKLIKGKIYKYRATVSYFFLTLLFAAPFLKLNGEQLILLNVLERKFVFFGIIFWPQDFYLFVLALLIFIIGVVLFTVVFGRVFCGWACPQTIFLEMVFRKIENWIEGDHLQQKKLDNGPLNFEKIWKKTIKHCLFLAISFLIANIFLSYLISSAVLWKIMTEPISMHITGFIAICVFTLAFYLVFSKMRELVCTVACPYGRLQGVLLDNQSIIVAYDYQRGEPRGKRVKEIEQPEGDCIDCKLCVQVCPTGIDIRNGTQMECVNCTACIDACDMVMEKINRPLRLIGFKSEDEIATKKPFQLNKRIYGYSVVLLILMTVLTYLLVSRSDVETTILRASGTLYQLRDKDKTVSNLYNSELMNKTTRPVQFEIIPDHRDAKIQYIQKEKIVQPGETVKLTFFVIFPQKSIQKYKTAIGFKLMSGSKVAGQFKTTFIAPANE from the coding sequence ATGTCACAAAGTCCTGCACATTTCAGAGATCAGCCCGCTACGATTACGGATGATGGAAAAAAAAGAAAGTGGATCTATCCTAAGCTTATCAAAGGCAAGATTTATAAGTACCGTGCGACGGTCAGCTATTTTTTCCTGACACTGTTATTCGCTGCACCATTTCTTAAACTGAATGGGGAACAGCTGATTCTGCTGAATGTGCTGGAAAGAAAGTTCGTCTTTTTTGGGATAATCTTCTGGCCACAGGATTTTTATCTTTTTGTACTGGCATTGCTGATCTTCATCATAGGTGTGGTGTTGTTTACGGTAGTCTTTGGCAGGGTCTTCTGCGGATGGGCCTGCCCACAGACTATTTTTCTGGAAATGGTTTTCCGGAAAATTGAGAACTGGATAGAGGGAGATCATCTCCAGCAAAAAAAACTGGACAATGGCCCCCTGAATTTCGAAAAGATCTGGAAAAAGACCATCAAACATTGCCTTTTCCTGGCTATATCTTTTCTGATTGCGAATATCTTTCTTTCTTATTTAATCAGCAGCGCTGTACTCTGGAAAATAATGACTGAACCTATCTCTATGCATATTACAGGATTTATCGCCATCTGTGTATTTACGCTGGCGTTCTACCTTGTCTTTTCAAAGATGCGTGAACTGGTTTGTACGGTAGCCTGTCCTTATGGCCGTCTTCAGGGGGTATTATTAGATAATCAGAGTATTATTGTTGCCTATGATTATCAGCGTGGGGAACCGCGTGGAAAAAGAGTCAAAGAAATAGAACAGCCTGAAGGTGATTGTATTGACTGCAAGTTATGTGTTCAGGTTTGCCCAACCGGGATAGATATCAGAAATGGTACCCAGATGGAATGTGTTAACTGTACTGCCTGTATTGATGCCTGCGACATGGTAATGGAAAAAATTAACCGTCCGCTACGCCTGATTGGCTTTAAATCAGAAGATGAAATTGCTACTAAAAAGCCTTTCCAGTTAAACAAGCGGATTTACGGTTACAGTGTGGTCTTACTGATATTAATGACTGTACTAACTTACCTGCTGGTTAGCCGCAGCGATGTAGAAACAACTATTCTAAGGGCCAGCGGCACATTGTATCAGCTTAGAGATAAGGATAAAACTGTCAGCAATCTTTATAATTCAGAACTGATGAACAAGACTACCCGTCCGGTTCAATTTGAAATTATACCTGATCACAGGGATGCTAAAATACAGTATATCCAGAAGGAAAAAATAGTGCAACCGGGAGAAACAGTAAAGCTTACATTTTTCGTGATTTTTCCGCAAAAATCTATTCAGAAATATAAAACAGCTATAGGTTTTAAACTCATGTCCGGAAGCAAAGTTGCCGGTCAGTTTAAGACTACATTTATTGCACCTGCTAACGAATAA
- a CDS encoding FixH family protein, whose amino-acid sequence MNWGVKILLCMGTFMSFIIVLVVIMFNSKTDALVDNDYYEKGINYNQVYNLKEQVNLDHAKPEITVNKEIISLVFIDQAKGNIRLMRTSDKRLDKTMSFETDQENRVSIPAENLPKGSWRLITEWESQSKKYLYEQEISIR is encoded by the coding sequence ATGAACTGGGGAGTAAAAATATTACTATGTATGGGCACTTTTATGAGCTTCATTATTGTATTGGTGGTCATCATGTTTAACAGTAAAACTGATGCACTGGTAGATAATGATTACTATGAAAAGGGCATCAATTATAATCAGGTTTATAACTTGAAGGAACAGGTTAATCTGGATCATGCCAAACCGGAAATAACAGTAAACAAAGAAATAATAAGTCTGGTTTTTATTGATCAGGCTAAAGGAAATATACGTTTGATGCGCACTTCGGACAAAAGACTGGACAAGACAATGTCTTTTGAAACTGATCAGGAAAACCGGGTATCAATACCTGCAGAGAATTTACCAAAAGGATCATGGCGGTTAATTACTGAGTGGGAAAGCCAGTCAAAAAAATATCTTTACGAACAGGAAATCAGTATCAGATGA